The following DNA comes from Quercus robur chromosome 1, dhQueRobu3.1, whole genome shotgun sequence.
ATATCAACTTAGCGACATTAACGcttattccctttttttttttcgtttttttccTCTCCTCGGAACTACCACAAGACTCAGAAAAAGAATAAGCCAAaagaaacacaacaataaaGAGCTTcatacagaaaagaaaagaaaaaatgtgacTAAACGTGACTACACTATCTATCTCATATCTAATGGTAGGTTTTGAAGGCACAACCTAAAATAATTAGAATCTTAGGAAAATCTAAAGAGATCTTTGATTGAAAAAGCTCATTAAGTTTGTTATGAtacatacaaaacaaaaagtgTACAAGGAAAGTATAAAGGTATATGAAACCTATATAAAATACAACATGTTGTACGCgtgttgatatatatatgtatatatatttatgattatttttttaagtacttaCTTTGGTGGTGCTGGGCAATAAGCTACGCAGCTTAGCAAGATGGTTGTTGATTCTTTCTCTTCTCCTCCTCTCAGCTTCACTATGACTCTTAGAAGCAGCAAGAGCCTTAGCATCCATGATTTCTTGGGCAGTGAGTTTGCCCAACTCAGCTTGAAGCCCAAAAGGAGCTGAACCGGATTGAACAACAGGTCCAAGAGTGTCAGATATGATTCTGAGATGATCTGAAGATGGACCATCATAGGCAAACTGTAGAGAAGGAGCTCTTCTGTTGAATAAACTGGCATACGATGATGGTGGTGGAGGGACCAGAAATGGGTCATGGTCTCGGACAGGGTTTGTGGCAAAGTGAGCTTGGTTGAAGGCATGGACTGGAGGGAGAGACCATGGTTGTAAGATTGGCTCAGGGAAAATCAATCCTCTTCCGCCTCcatatatgtcactattttgttgttgttgttgatgatgatggtgtTGTTGCATCTGTTGGTGTTGTTGAAGAAGTAACTGTTCCTGGAAACTTTGTATGTTAATATTATTGACACTTTGAGAACACTCTCCTTGATCatcttctttctttccacacatctctctctttctctctagcTTTCTCTCTATGTATATATGTAACTAAAAATATGGAACAAGTTGGAACTTGTATTGCTTTCTGATCtgaataagagagagagaattcaaAGAAAAAGGTAAGGAAGTTGGTTTTGTTTCACACTAGGAATAAGAGAGTGAAAAAGGGTATTATTACTAAAGGAAGAAatgcttgaaaagaaaataaggcaGACAGACAGACCTTGTTTGATATATCTTGATGGATGAAAGATGATGATCTTGGTGTTTCAGAGAGTCCTCTCTATCTagctatctctctctctctcttgtggtATATGATGATGATATCTCTTTCACTTGGGTAGGTTTTTCCTGCCACAAGCCTTTGTGGGgggtgagtgagtgagtgagtgatgACCCTTTTTATCCTTTGCCTTAGCCaagcctttccttttcctttgtgCTTTGTTGGTAtctttttggtttctttgtttttttctttgctcttcTGCACCCTCTCCCACCACTCTAATATATAGAGCCTGTTTGAGTACTGCTAGtctcctttcctttcctttcttcttaCGACATTCTCTCTATCCATGATCTCTGTAGCTTTCAAGGTGGGGTATCTTTTtaacttatatataatttatttctaCCAAAAAGAATTGTACCTATGATATACGaattaaaatcacatttttttcataaatttttttataaccaaTAACATAGTTTATTGTAAAATTGATACAggataaaaatgatatcaaCAACAAACTCATACAAAAATGATATTATTACAATTAAGTCACATTATAATAAATGTTGTGACCAAACAATACTCTAAATTAATCTAGAGTTTTATAGTTCAATGAAATTATATGATATAATTATTATGTAACTatagaattaaaaaagatcattaCTCTAAACTAAAACAACATGCGGTTGTTGCTTTGTGATTGGTTCAAAGTGTATAATTACACTCCACAAGCGcagttagagagagaaagagagatgggAAACACAAGCAGAAACAGAGTGAACACACAACACACAGATTGTCGACCGACCAAAGACCAAAAAGGCTGAGAGTATCATCATGATAAAAGGCTTAGCtaacccttttctttctttatttttatttttattttttggtattagattatttgtgtttttttttttcctttctatctCATCTTTTAGGACCTTTCCTCTACTACCTCGGTCAAGCCCCCACGTTCTTCCATACTCTTCGCTATCTCCACGCCACCCTTTTCTGCTTCCCCAAGACCATGTAATCATTGTGTCTTGGAACATACTCCACCACcccccttctctttctctctctctctttctaggTCCTCCTCCTAAGTTTTCTTGGTTTCAGTTACATATGTATTGATGGCTCTTACCGGCCCTTTTGGAATTTATGTCCTTTGGTAGGTAGGTATAGATCAAAGATTTGTGTACATGTATACACATCTTCGTATAAGATGGGTTTGAGCTTTGCCATGGTTATTACATGATGGgcaactctctttttttttttttttttttggagtcaAAAGCTATAGAGATGTGTTAATTCAGAAGAATATTAGAGCACTAATTAAACATATAGTAAGTACATAAGTCCTAAAAAAACAAGTACTCCTACATAGCTATAGTAAGGAATCATAGACCTTTGGTCTAGTTATAGAGACATGCTTTCAACGGCTGCAGCGGGTCTAAAGTGATatatctcaataaaaaaaaaaatgttagaaagtACTATCTAtcaagtttattaaaaaatatcctctcaaaaaaagtttattaaaaaatgcataaaaactAATAAGATGACTGATGATGAGGAATGTGGTTGAtgtcacataaaaaaaatatttaataatttttttatttacatttaaaagtttattcattgaattataaaaaatatatatgtagtaTCACTAATCCAACATGAAAATACTATTCTATATTTTAATAGGAAGTTTAATAAcctaataatattttacaaactaggaaaaaattgtaattcattGGTTATTTCCGATATTCGGTAGCataaaaaaaggacaaaactGTAGCTCCACTCCTTTCTATCTTTACTTTTTGTCCTTCCTATCTttgtctcctttttctttcttattttaacATGGAGATATATATTTCCTAAAAACAAATGACATATATTATTTGcgataaaattttgtaataattttttacatattatgctttgaattttttaattaaattcaaccatgttgtattgatcaataaaattatatgattaaatttatttaaataacctaaaatataataactaaaaaaagtacttttgtttttatcttgATTAAGAACTTTACAAATAACCCCACCCCATCCTCgaatctagattttttttaacctctCAAGCCTTATGAGCCTATGGCTTTTGGTAGTACCAACTTACCAAACATGGGTAGTGGTCCTAAAAACTGTACTTAAGCTACCATACCtcaaattttggttaaaattaaattttgcagCTAATCaaaaatttggaaagaaaatacTAGTACTTTGTCTGCTATATGAATTGAGGCTGTTGGCAAGTTGTATATCGAAACTGAAAAGGGCACAACACCGATGGACTAATAGATGTACCCGATTACTTTTGACATATGGCACGGTGTTCAAAGCTCCTCCAGTTATTGTCTTCCTAGTTTCATAAAACAGAAGCTCTATTCTCTGCTTTTAGCCGCTTAGCTTGCTGCTTGGGCCTAAAGAGGTTTAATGGTACTAAAAAACAGGAAAAAGGCTCAAACCCTTTGCCCGGCAAGGTCTGGGTAATTACACAGTTATATAAGCAGCATGGTTAACAAAAGTTGAACTAAAATCATTAACCCTGCAtactttttcatttctcttttcaaCATAATAATTGtttagtgagagagagataaagagaaagagataaatcTTTCTTCCTTTCCTGTGTTTTTTTCGTCTCATCCTTTTGATCAAGGGTTCAAGATCGGATTCTCTTTGTTATTGATAAAGATTAGAGCCTTCTTATTGTTTTTGTATGGCCCAACAAAtgacatatataaataaattacaactagtaaatttatttatttttagtttcatATGCATATAAATAGAAGGTATCAAACAACTGATATTTACCCATAATAGTGTATTGAAAAGTGTTTTAACCATCGTGTACCCTTAGTGTggtagtcactccacaagtataaatacttgtagggtgtggggggtaagggccgagattcaagtctccaagagtgagctttacacatatatacacttcgATTAGGATAGAAtataaattctatcttgtataaataaaaaagaaaaaaagaaaaaaagaagaagagtgttTTAGATTTCCTAGTTGATTTCAATAAGGATTTAATCAACTTgattaattaaccaattatGTATACAATTCAATTTCCTATtacctttttctctctcccttgtatatatatgtgtgtttgtttctcaaaaaaaaaagaaaaaagcattcTCCTATTAATCGCTACAGTCCAAACATGTCACCAAATAAACAACAAATATGGAAATAAATAACATAGTCATATGAAGACGAAGTAGAAAACatctacaaaaaataaataaataaacctacTAAGAAGGTTACCGCTAATCCCAATAAGAATTTCACTAATTAAAATTGAAGTTTACCATTGAGAAATGCTCATATCCCTAGTCACTATATCGAAGATACTTACAAATGGAAATCCACTATATGCTCTAAGTCATTTCGcttttataaattgaaattctcCCATGAACTGCGTCCATGACTTCAAAGATCACATTAAAGATTTCTTTTCTACGGTATAAACAATTGTGGCTTCAGCTTTGATCATCGACTAGAACACCTTCTTCAAATTCACTTTTGTGTACTCCCTATTTGTGGTGAAAAGAGGTTCTGGGGTTTTCTTTGATGTGCACGGCTACCATCAACTAATAAGTGTCCTTTTATACTTATGCAAATTTCCTAGACGCTAACAATGCAATATCCTAGATACTTACCAACTTAAACAACCTAAATATAAATTAGGTTTCTTGTGTCTCAGTCAAGCGAGTCTCAGTCGAGAGTATGTTGAGAGATTTGTTTTGATCGACTGAGACTCGATTGAAGGTGagttgaaaagaaagagaattatTTATCTTGAGATGACTTGATGTTGTATGGGGATTAGACATGTTCCATCCAGTAAATTTAACAATAAGAATgctcttttataatttttatatttctttctattttaaatctactacttttattttatcttttttgttttatatttgcttatagaaaatgagataatataaatttcaaattttggattggACGTGAGGGTTTTGTTAATGATCATGAGTATCCAAGAATACCGGTTAAGGTGCATTTATATGaacaaaaatatgcaaaatGAAGTAAATAATGTTTTTATGCTTGTACTTCAACTTTAtcttgaaaaatctaaaatttgtaATCATTATATTCTGGAACCTTAGATCTCATAATTCTTAAACCCTAAACACATATATAAGTAGAATTTCATTTTTGGGGGCCAACCAAAGcattaaaaaaaccattttaaaaataaaaaatatactaaatTTTAAGACTAAATTAATATGTGAAAATGAACTAGCAATTATTCAACGAAAAAAAACGTAAacaaatgaaatacaaaaaaggattattttttattatatttcaattCAATCATCTGTTACAATAAAACTTAATATTCTTTTAAATCCTAAAAACTCATGATCATCTACGATTGATTTTGTACTAAAATTGACCATTgacactatttaaaaaaatacttgacAAGCacttatgaatatatatataggtttgtCTCATATCCTAAGtatgaaaatttataaaaattttaactatcaaattctttaaaaaaaaaaaaactaaaaagaaattaaaaactctatttCACAAATCAtaaattcctttttcttttggtttggaaattctaaaataaaaattttaatatattcatATATAGAAACATATTCTCAAGTAGAATACATTCAAAAAAAGTTGGTGAGTTATTTTTCATGTTGTATATTGCCCAAAGATAC
Coding sequences within:
- the LOC126715055 gene encoding transcription factor bHLH30-like isoform X2; its protein translation is MQQHHHHQQQQQNSDIYGGGRGLIFPEPILQPWSLPPVHAFNQAHFATNPVRDHDPFLVPPPPSSYASLFNRRAPSLQFAYDGPSSDHLRIISDTLGPVVQSGSAPFGLQAELGKLTAQEIMDAKALAASKSHSEAERRRRERINNHLAKLRSLLPSTTKTDKASLLAEVIQHVKELKRQTSLIAETSPVPTEVDELTVDTSDEDGKFVIKASLCCEDRSDLLPDLIKTLKALRLRTLKAEITTLGGRVKNVLFITGEEDSSSSDEQNQNQNQHQQQHCISSIQDALKAVMEKTNGDESSSGNVKRQRTNVNILEHRSI
- the LOC126715055 gene encoding transcription factor bHLH30-like isoform X1; translated protein: MCGKKEDDQGECSQSVNNINIQSFQEQLLLQQHQQMQQHHHHQQQQQNSDIYGGGRGLIFPEPILQPWSLPPVHAFNQAHFATNPVRDHDPFLVPPPPSSYASLFNRRAPSLQFAYDGPSSDHLRIISDTLGPVVQSGSAPFGLQAELGKLTAQEIMDAKALAASKSHSEAERRRRERINNHLAKLRSLLPSTTKTDKASLLAEVIQHVKELKRQTSLIAETSPVPTEVDELTVDTSDEDGKFVIKASLCCEDRSDLLPDLIKTLKALRLRTLKAEITTLGGRVKNVLFITGEEDSSSSDEQNQNQNQHQQQHCISSIQDALKAVMEKTNGDESSSGNVKRQRTNVNILEHRSI